In Synechocystis sp. PCC 6714, the following are encoded in one genomic region:
- a CDS encoding YdiU family protein, whose product MTNPFLNLTYEPALESLGNDFFDPVPAATFPEHKLRFRNDRLLPMLGLEPSQVKDDDFVEAFGLFHGVRPFLALRYHGYQFGEYNPNLGDGRGFLYGQVRGINGELFDFGTKGSGQTPYSRGGDGRLTLKGGVREVLAAEALHRLGVNTSRCLSLVETGDSLWRGDEPSPTRASVMIRFSRSHIRFGTFERLHYHHQTEQIAQLLDHVIATYYPEVSGSSSDGSAHIVFFRALVERVAKLAAQWMAAGFCHGVLNTDNMSITGESFDYGPYGFIPTYDLNFIAAYFDYGGRYRFGNQPAICRWNLERLQAALSSVIPSKAMTEVLADYENIYLRHYIDLMTRRLGFSSNLGDRLDPELPEKLVGQTLQCLAESQWSYPDFFAYLRRYFSPSWRENADLILENVDLLGADWSAWRAIYQRALKQLPPESLAEVPIVLEQANPLTDLLRPRIETIWEAIAEEHDWQPFNELVQKLQTGN is encoded by the coding sequence GTGACTAATCCTTTTTTAAATCTGACCTACGAACCTGCCTTAGAGTCCCTGGGCAACGATTTCTTCGATCCAGTGCCAGCGGCCACCTTTCCTGAACATAAACTAAGATTCCGCAACGATCGCCTGTTGCCCATGTTGGGTCTGGAACCGAGTCAGGTTAAGGATGATGATTTCGTTGAAGCTTTCGGTTTGTTCCATGGGGTAAGACCTTTTCTTGCTCTCCGCTACCACGGTTACCAGTTCGGGGAATATAACCCTAATTTGGGGGATGGGAGAGGTTTTCTCTACGGCCAGGTAAGGGGGATTAATGGAGAATTATTTGATTTTGGCACCAAAGGTTCGGGGCAGACTCCCTATTCCCGGGGGGGAGATGGACGTTTGACCCTCAAGGGGGGAGTGCGGGAGGTATTGGCCGCTGAAGCGTTACATCGTTTGGGGGTAAACACTTCCCGCTGTCTAAGTTTGGTGGAAACGGGGGATTCCCTCTGGCGGGGGGATGAACCTTCTCCCACTAGGGCTTCGGTGATGATCCGCTTTAGTCGTTCCCATATTCGCTTTGGTACTTTTGAGCGGCTCCATTACCATCATCAGACGGAACAAATTGCACAACTACTGGATCACGTAATCGCAACTTACTATCCAGAGGTTTCTGGCTCCAGCTCCGATGGGTCAGCCCATATCGTTTTTTTCCGAGCTTTAGTGGAAAGGGTGGCTAAACTGGCAGCCCAATGGATGGCAGCGGGATTTTGCCATGGCGTTTTGAACACGGACAATATGTCCATTACCGGGGAGAGCTTTGATTATGGCCCCTATGGCTTTATTCCCACCTACGATTTGAACTTCATTGCCGCCTATTTTGACTACGGTGGTCGTTATCGTTTTGGTAATCAACCCGCCATCTGTCGTTGGAATTTAGAACGCCTACAGGCGGCCCTAAGTTCAGTCATTCCCAGTAAAGCAATGACTGAAGTGTTAGCAGACTACGAAAATATTTATCTGCGCCATTACATTGATTTAATGACCCGGCGTCTGGGTTTTTCCTCCAACCTAGGCGATCGCCTAGACCCAGAATTACCGGAGAAATTAGTGGGTCAAACCCTCCAATGCCTAGCCGAAAGTCAATGGAGCTACCCAGACTTTTTTGCTTACCTACGTCGGTATTTCAGCCCCAGTTGGCGGGAGAATGCTGATTTGATTTTGGAAAATGTAGATTTACTCGGGGCAGATTGGTCCGCCTGGAGAGCAATTTATCAACGGGCATTAAAGCAACTCCCACCGGAATCCCTGGCGGAAGTACCCATCGTTCTTGAGCAGGCTAATCCCCTCACCGACCTACTCCGGCCCCGTATTGAAACCATCTGGGAGGCGATCGCCGAAGAGCACGATTGGCAACCATTTAACGAGTTGGTACAGAAACTGCAAACAGGAAATTAG
- a CDS encoding DUF3493 domain-containing protein → MPDNKKQFERLKAEAEAPYRGFRKFIYLGLGASGLIGVFIFSLRLLAGYEPREILPNLSLQLGVVALMGWLFRLESGKNNGDNGENKN, encoded by the coding sequence TTGCCAGACAATAAAAAACAGTTTGAACGCTTAAAAGCCGAGGCCGAGGCTCCCTATCGAGGTTTCCGCAAATTTATTTACTTGGGCCTGGGGGCTTCTGGGCTGATTGGGGTATTTATTTTCAGCCTCCGACTTTTGGCCGGTTATGAACCCAGGGAAATTCTTCCCAATTTGTCCTTGCAATTGGGGGTGGTAGCTCTGATGGGCTGGCTGTTTCGGTTAGAATCTGGCAAAAACAATGGAGACAATGGAGAAAATAAAAATTAG
- a CDS encoding glycosyltransferase produces MNINMRLLFVSSPVSSLNSGRLGGVALNLKNITRTMVSRGHEVKIVAPTGSAIAGLPIQEITGALQPLIPEPTYHDPVLMPEDAVVAHMWDYVREVEQNYDLIVDFGYEWLPFYLSPFLQRPVLHYVCISSWNAVMDQAIARVAQLCPGTLGAHTHAQAETYSVADSFRILSSGIDLDQYQFRAKADKTLAWAGRISPEKGLEDAFAVAQITNLPLQVFGYLQDEQYWQSLQQNYPQAQVEYKGFLPTAEFQQALGQCQALLMTHKWVEAFGRVALEALACGVPVISYDRGGPKEIVETGQTGFLVTPDDVQGLVAAVEKIATIDRGHCRQVADRRYSLPAYGDRLEEWFEEILNS; encoded by the coding sequence TTGAACATTAATATGCGCCTATTGTTCGTTTCTAGTCCCGTCAGTTCCCTCAACTCTGGACGGTTGGGGGGAGTGGCTCTCAATTTAAAAAACATCACCCGCACTATGGTCAGCCGTGGCCATGAAGTTAAAATTGTCGCCCCCACTGGATCGGCGATCGCCGGTTTGCCCATCCAAGAGATTACCGGGGCATTGCAACCGTTAATTCCAGAGCCGACCTACCATGATCCAGTCTTGATGCCGGAAGATGCAGTGGTGGCCCATATGTGGGACTACGTTAGGGAGGTGGAGCAAAATTATGACTTAATTGTCGATTTTGGCTACGAATGGCTACCTTTTTACCTCTCCCCCTTTTTACAGCGGCCGGTGTTGCACTACGTTTGCATTAGCTCCTGGAATGCCGTCATGGACCAGGCGATCGCCCGCGTAGCCCAGTTATGTCCCGGTACTTTGGGAGCCCACACCCACGCCCAGGCGGAAACCTATTCAGTGGCAGATTCTTTCCGGATTTTGAGCAGTGGCATAGATTTAGACCAGTACCAATTCAGAGCCAAAGCGGACAAAACTCTAGCTTGGGCCGGTCGCATTTCCCCGGAAAAGGGTTTAGAAGATGCCTTTGCGGTGGCTCAAATAACCAATCTGCCTTTGCAAGTTTTTGGTTATCTCCAAGATGAACAATATTGGCAGTCTCTCCAACAAAATTATCCCCAAGCCCAGGTGGAATATAAAGGCTTTTTGCCCACTGCTGAATTCCAACAGGCTTTGGGTCAGTGCCAAGCCCTACTAATGACCCACAAATGGGTGGAGGCTTTTGGTCGAGTGGCGTTGGAGGCCCTTGCCTGTGGGGTGCCGGTAATTTCCTATGACCGGGGCGGCCCCAAAGAAATTGTGGAAACCGGGCAAACGGGCTTTTTAGTTACCCCCGATGATGTCCAAGGTTTAGTGGCCGCAGTCGAAAAAATAGCCACCATTGACCGTGGCCATTGCCGCCAAGTGGCCGATCGCCGTTATTCCCTACCAGCCTATGGCGATCGTCTGGAAGAATGGTTTGAGGAAATACTCAACTCGTAA
- a CDS encoding lipopolysaccharide assembly protein LapA domain-containing protein, with the protein MQGLLLIFLIATGLIFFLQNRQPIQLNFFGTTAESALASFTLPLGLWVVLFLTLGVVASVLINGLSSLGQPKARTQNFRSNPPRRSPPESFGPPPATPPSPQQPPEPATMKEEWDWDEPEPDLADWNDAKPPARSQPKLQNSPRQTVRNVRPFSPEPPEPPEAKESVTPGDNESNDFSPTPVSPEKIAPPPPREPLPDLRQFEVPQTPRNTTQQGSIYSQQYRPARSSGVKASKNEESASNAPPTGNVYDAPYRVIDSAPNSSVSQEDNTVDEEEDWI; encoded by the coding sequence ATGCAAGGTTTACTACTTATTTTTTTGATAGCAACAGGATTAATTTTTTTCCTGCAAAATCGGCAACCGATACAACTCAACTTTTTCGGCACCACCGCCGAGTCTGCCCTGGCTAGCTTCACTCTGCCTCTGGGTTTATGGGTAGTGCTATTTCTCACCCTAGGCGTTGTGGCTAGTGTCTTGATTAACGGCCTAAGCTCCCTCGGCCAGCCTAAAGCTAGAACACAAAATTTCCGTTCCAATCCTCCCCGGCGATCGCCACCGGAATCCTTTGGCCCCCCCCCGGCTACTCCCCCTAGCCCCCAACAACCACCGGAACCAGCCACCATGAAGGAAGAGTGGGATTGGGATGAACCGGAACCAGATTTAGCCGATTGGAATGATGCCAAGCCCCCTGCCCGGAGCCAACCGAAACTCCAAAACTCCCCTCGTCAAACTGTCAGAAATGTTAGGCCGTTTTCTCCGGAGCCGCCGGAACCACCTGAAGCAAAGGAATCTGTGACTCCCGGGGACAACGAAAGTAATGATTTTTCTCCTACCCCTGTTTCCCCGGAGAAAATTGCCCCCCCGCCTCCGAGGGAACCTTTGCCGGATTTACGCCAGTTTGAAGTGCCCCAAACTCCTAGAAATACCACACAGCAAGGCTCTATCTATTCTCAGCAATATCGCCCAGCCCGATCCAGTGGGGTTAAAGCAAGCAAAAATGAAGAATCAGCCAGTAACGCTCCCCCCACAGGCAATGTCTATGACGCCCCTTACCGGGTAATTGATTCTGCCCCCAATTCCTCTGTCAGCCAGGAAGATAATACCGTAGATGAGGAAGAAGACTGGATTTGA
- a CDS encoding TMEM165/GDT1 family protein, whose translation MSQEQPDSASPNYFRPVFFSTFLTIFLAEMGDKTQLSTLLISAESQAPWIVFAGSALALISTSLLGVSLGYWIARRLDPKILDFCVALLLLLIAGLLMGDVVSA comes from the coding sequence GTGAGCCAAGAGCAACCTGACTCCGCCTCCCCCAATTATTTTCGCCCGGTATTCTTCTCCACCTTTCTAACCATCTTTCTAGCGGAAATGGGGGACAAAACCCAACTGAGTACCCTACTGATCAGCGCTGAGTCCCAGGCCCCCTGGATAGTTTTTGCCGGCTCAGCCTTGGCTCTCATTTCCACCAGCCTATTGGGGGTTTCCCTGGGTTATTGGATTGCCCGTAGACTTGATCCGAAAATTTTAGATTTCTGTGTGGCTCTCCTATTACTCTTAATTGCCGGATTACTGATGGGGGATGTGGTCAGCGCCTAA
- the chlP gene encoding geranylgeranyl reductase — translation MVLRVAVVGGGPAGSSAAEILVKAGIETYLFERKLDNAKPCGGAIPLCMVDEFDLPPEIIDRRVRKMKMISPSNIEVNIGQTLKDDEYIGMCRREVLDGFLRERAEKLGTKVINGTVYKLDIPSKDSDPYTLHYADHSVGGTTGEMKTLKVDVVIGADGANSRIAKAIDAGDYNYAIAFQERIRLPEDKMAYYDELAEMYVGDDVSPDFYAWVFPKYDHVAVGTGTMKVNKARIKDLQAGIRTRAAKKLEGGEIIKVEAHPIPEHPRPRRVVGRVALVGDAAGTVTKSSGEGIYFAAKSARMCAETIVATSNNGQRVPTEADLKQYIKQWDKRYGATYLVLDILQRVFYRTDATREAFVEMCSDIDVQKLTFDSYLYKTVVPANPLVQMKITAKTIGSLLRGNALAP, via the coding sequence TTGGTATTACGGGTAGCAGTCGTTGGAGGAGGCCCCGCTGGTTCTTCCGCCGCCGAAATTTTAGTAAAAGCCGGAATTGAAACCTACCTGTTTGAGCGTAAGCTAGACAACGCCAAACCCTGTGGTGGAGCAATTCCCCTCTGTATGGTGGACGAGTTCGACCTTCCCCCGGAAATTATTGACCGCCGGGTGCGGAAGATGAAGATGATCTCCCCTTCCAACATCGAGGTTAACATCGGCCAGACCCTCAAAGACGATGAATATATCGGTATGTGCCGTCGGGAAGTGCTAGATGGTTTTCTCCGGGAACGGGCAGAAAAACTAGGTACGAAAGTCATTAACGGCACCGTTTACAAATTAGATATTCCCAGCAAAGATAGCGACCCCTACACCCTCCACTACGCTGATCACAGTGTGGGCGGCACCACCGGGGAAATGAAAACCCTAAAAGTAGATGTGGTGATTGGGGCTGACGGCGCTAACTCCCGCATTGCCAAAGCCATTGACGCTGGGGATTACAACTATGCGATCGCCTTCCAAGAACGGATTCGTCTGCCGGAAGACAAAATGGCCTACTACGACGAGTTGGCTGAGATGTATGTGGGCGATGACGTTTCCCCTGACTTCTACGCCTGGGTATTCCCCAAATATGACCACGTAGCAGTGGGTACGGGCACCATGAAGGTGAACAAAGCCCGCATCAAAGACTTACAGGCTGGCATCCGCACCCGGGCTGCTAAAAAATTGGAAGGCGGTGAAATCATCAAAGTAGAAGCCCATCCCATTCCTGAACATCCCCGGCCCCGGCGGGTGGTTGGTCGGGTGGCCCTAGTGGGGGATGCCGCTGGTACCGTCACCAAATCCTCTGGGGAAGGCATTTACTTTGCCGCGAAATCAGCCCGCATGTGTGCGGAAACCATTGTCGCCACTAGCAATAATGGTCAACGGGTACCCACCGAAGCAGATTTGAAACAATACATCAAACAATGGGATAAACGCTACGGCGCTACCTATTTGGTATTGGATATTTTGCAACGGGTCTTTTACCGCACCGATGCCACCAGGGAAGCCTTTGTGGAAATGTGTTCCGACATCGACGTGCAAAAGCTAACTTTTGATAGTTACCTGTACAAAACCGTTGTGCCGGCTAATCCCTTGGTGCAGATGAAGATTACCGCTAAAACCATTGGTAGCCTGCTTCGGGGTAATGCCTTGGCTCCTTAA
- a CDS encoding DUF2281 domain-containing protein, translating to MVEKLRNDLKIELLHYAEYLMNKSLNTPKKPLAGSMKGTFVLPLP from the coding sequence ATTGTCGAAAAACTTCGCAATGACCTAAAAATCGAGCTTTTACACTATGCTGAGTATTTAATGAATAAATCCTTAAATACACCTAAAAAGCCATTGGCAGGATCAATGAAAGGAACTTTTGTCTTGCCTCTGCCCTAA
- a CDS encoding glutathione peroxidase, translated as MTAQANNTIYGFSANALDGSPVALRNFEGKVLLVVNTASQCGFTPQYQGLQALQDRFGDRGFTVLGFPCNQFGQQEPGGPGEIRSFCETRYGVTFPLFAKVEVNGPNAHPLFRFLTEASPGMAIPFLGSATDIKWNFTKFLVDCQGKVVKRYGSMTKPDEIAADIEKLL; from the coding sequence ATGACTGCCCAAGCCAATAACACAATCTACGGTTTTTCTGCCAATGCCTTGGATGGTTCCCCCGTCGCCCTAAGGAATTTTGAAGGGAAGGTACTGTTAGTTGTGAACACCGCCAGCCAATGCGGTTTTACTCCCCAATACCAAGGACTCCAGGCTTTACAGGACAGATTTGGCGATCGGGGTTTTACCGTACTCGGTTTCCCTTGCAATCAGTTTGGACAACAGGAACCCGGTGGTCCGGGGGAAATCAGAAGCTTTTGTGAAACCCGTTATGGTGTGACCTTTCCCCTATTTGCAAAGGTGGAAGTAAATGGCCCCAATGCCCATCCCCTATTTCGATTTCTGACCGAAGCTAGCCCCGGCATGGCCATCCCCTTTTTGGGCAGTGCAACGGATATTAAATGGAATTTCACCAAATTTTTGGTTGATTGCCAGGGGAAAGTAGTCAAACGCTATGGCTCCATGACCAAACCGGATGAAATTGCGGCGGATATTGAAAAATTGCTCTAA
- a CDS encoding P-loop NTPase fold protein — MRLKPRDIEINPNLPKYPFDNDLLDRKEEIENLTQIVCKVEDPFVLAIDAPWGTGKTTFVKLWHNYLENKSLKVIFFNAWETDFAEDPLIALISKLDKWVQSLDDVYLKHEVWRDFKQKIVPKLLKRSAIAGVKLATAGILDIEKDCEKVLSDLFGEITGDLIDKFNEKSQAITQFKDVIKKVVDKLPEEQNNLIIFVDELDRCRPTYAIELLERIKHLFSTERLIFILSTDMEQLAHSICAVYGNNFNSKRYLNRFIDLDYSLKEPDYKKYIESQFTNLFIDDFYQKRRNGGNQKKDLINFTLFMANTFDFKLRDINLLTTRVKLVLSSTPDSTFVLAPILITLLTLRYYNERLYREYKHNPILLEQVIGFIFRELEKSRNKYIGFSVFILIDIISYLIIFADDAEKEPKLITQYESSITSHRKNNSSYPNYQQTADTQALSNRINEIRAELRWGNSSGRNFRKIVFEQIELLHQFNIN; from the coding sequence ATGCGACTTAAGCCTAGAGATATTGAAATTAATCCTAATCTTCCTAAGTATCCTTTTGATAATGATCTGTTAGACCGCAAGGAAGAAATTGAAAACTTAACCCAGATTGTATGCAAAGTTGAAGACCCTTTTGTGTTAGCGATTGATGCTCCTTGGGGAACAGGAAAAACAACCTTTGTTAAGTTGTGGCACAACTATCTGGAAAATAAAAGTTTAAAAGTAATTTTTTTTAATGCCTGGGAAACAGACTTTGCTGAAGACCCTCTTATTGCTTTGATATCTAAACTAGATAAATGGGTACAATCTTTAGATGATGTATATCTCAAGCATGAAGTATGGCGTGATTTTAAACAAAAAATAGTACCTAAATTATTAAAACGATCTGCCATCGCGGGAGTGAAATTAGCTACTGCTGGTATTTTGGATATTGAAAAAGATTGTGAAAAAGTTTTGAGTGACTTATTTGGAGAAATTACGGGAGATTTAATAGATAAATTTAATGAAAAGTCTCAAGCAATTACGCAATTCAAAGATGTAATCAAAAAGGTGGTGGATAAGTTACCAGAGGAACAAAATAATCTAATTATTTTTGTTGATGAATTAGATCGTTGTCGCCCGACTTATGCCATTGAATTACTAGAAAGAATCAAGCATTTGTTCAGTACTGAGCGATTAATTTTTATCTTGTCAACAGATATGGAACAGCTTGCTCATAGCATTTGTGCTGTTTACGGAAATAATTTCAATTCTAAAAGATATTTGAATCGCTTTATTGACTTAGACTATTCTCTAAAAGAACCTGATTACAAAAAATATATTGAAAGTCAATTTACAAATTTGTTCATTGATGATTTTTATCAAAAAAGAAGAAATGGAGGTAATCAAAAGAAAGATTTAATTAATTTTACGCTATTTATGGCAAATACTTTTGATTTTAAGTTAAGAGACATTAATCTTTTGACGACAAGAGTAAAATTAGTATTGTCATCTACTCCTGATAGTACTTTTGTTCTCGCGCCAATTTTGATAACTCTCTTAACTTTAAGATACTACAATGAAAGACTCTACAGAGAGTATAAGCACAATCCTATACTCTTAGAACAAGTTATTGGTTTTATTTTTCGGGAATTAGAAAAATCGAGAAATAAATATATTGGATTCTCTGTTTTTATTCTGATTGATATAATTTCTTATTTGATTATTTTTGCTGATGACGCAGAAAAAGAACCAAAACTAATTACTCAATATGAATCATCCATTACATCTCATAGAAAAAACAATTCTAGTTATCCTAATTACCAACAAACTGCCGATACACAAGCGCTTTCTAATCGTATTAATGAAATAAGAGCAGAATTAAGATGGGGGAATAGCAGTGGTCGAAACTTTAGGAAGATAGTATTTGAACAAATCGAGCTATTACATCAATTTAATATTAATTGA
- a CDS encoding twin-arginine translocase TatA/TatE family subunit, translated as MFGLGWPEILLILGVVIIIFGPKRIPELGGALGKTLRGFKEELQTQDVDSTEVVDVELGEGDPTAKKK; from the coding sequence ATGTTTGGATTAGGTTGGCCAGAAATTCTGCTGATTTTAGGGGTAGTAATCATCATTTTTGGCCCTAAAAGAATCCCAGAACTGGGGGGAGCATTGGGTAAAACCCTACGGGGCTTTAAGGAAGAGTTACAAACCCAAGATGTGGATAGCACCGAGGTAGTGGACGTGGAACTAGGGGAGGGCGATCCTACGGCCAAGAAAAAATAA
- the sat gene encoding sulfate adenylyltransferase, giving the protein MTTSPSAIAPHGGQLINRLAPEAERQEFLAIADKLPRVQLDERATSDLVMIAIGGFSPLKGFMEQEDYELVVEEMKLSNGLPWSVPVTLSVTEEVAAPLEVGSWVRLDNSAGKFIGVLELTQKYHYNKAHEAKNVYRTDDQAHPGVKVVYDQGPVNLAGPIWLLEREPHPLFPKYQIDPAASRQLFAERGWKTIVGFQTRNPIHRAHEYIQKCALEVVDGLFLHPLVGATKSDDIPADVRMRCYEIMLENYFPKERVILGINPSAMRYAGPREAIFHALIRKNYGCTHFIVGRDHAGVGDYYGTYDAQEIFDEFAPEALGIVPMKFEHAFYCKKTLQMATTKTSPSAPEDRIHLSGTKVRALLRDGQLPPPEFSRPEVAQELIRAMQGES; this is encoded by the coding sequence ATGACCACCTCCCCCTCAGCCATTGCCCCCCACGGCGGCCAACTGATTAATCGCCTTGCCCCGGAAGCAGAACGCCAGGAATTTTTGGCGATCGCCGATAAGTTGCCCCGGGTGCAACTGGATGAACGGGCCACATCGGATTTGGTTATGATTGCCATTGGCGGTTTTAGTCCCCTCAAGGGCTTTATGGAGCAGGAAGACTACGAGCTGGTGGTGGAAGAAATGAAACTCAGCAATGGTTTACCTTGGTCGGTGCCGGTGACTTTATCGGTTACAGAGGAAGTGGCCGCCCCTCTAGAAGTAGGCAGTTGGGTGCGGTTGGACAACAGCGCTGGTAAGTTTATCGGTGTGTTGGAGTTGACCCAAAAATACCACTACAACAAAGCCCACGAAGCCAAAAACGTTTACCGCACCGATGACCAAGCCCATCCTGGGGTAAAGGTAGTCTATGACCAAGGCCCCGTTAACCTCGCTGGCCCTATCTGGTTGCTGGAGCGGGAACCCCATCCCCTCTTTCCCAAATACCAAATTGACCCCGCCGCTTCCCGTCAGTTATTTGCCGAGCGGGGCTGGAAAACCATTGTGGGCTTCCAAACCCGTAATCCCATCCATCGGGCCCATGAATATATTCAAAAATGTGCTTTGGAAGTGGTGGATGGCCTCTTTCTCCATCCCCTCGTGGGGGCAACAAAAAGCGATGACATTCCCGCCGATGTGCGGATGCGTTGCTATGAAATTATGTTGGAAAATTATTTCCCCAAAGAGCGGGTCATCCTGGGTATTAACCCCTCCGCCATGCGCTATGCCGGGCCCCGGGAAGCTATTTTCCACGCCCTAATTCGTAAAAACTACGGTTGTACCCATTTCATCGTTGGTCGGGACCATGCCGGGGTGGGGGACTATTACGGCACCTACGATGCCCAGGAAATTTTTGACGAGTTTGCTCCGGAAGCCCTCGGCATTGTGCCGATGAAGTTCGAGCACGCTTTCTACTGTAAAAAGACCCTGCAAATGGCCACCACCAAAACTAGCCCCAGTGCCCCGGAAGATCGTATCCATCTTTCCGGCACTAAGGTGAGGGCGTTATTGCGGGATGGCCAATTGCCGCCGCCGGAATTCTCCCGTCCCGAAGTGGCGCAGGAATTAATTCGGGCTATGCAGGGGGAAAGCTAA
- a CDS encoding iron-containing alcohol dehydrogenase family protein codes for MVPLTSSSPQPLSSLAIAPTVVIRSALAEAGAALQKLGSKCLVVTGNHSGKLVEKPLRMLEKNHGLNFPVASYLPDCAESSLEQLRSRVSQEQPDFILGIGGGKALDTAKLLAQQTELAIATVPTSAATCAGWTALANVYNEAGAFRYDVALDRCPDLLIVDYELIQRAEPRLLIAGIGDAIAKWYEASVSSGQSSDTFTVAAVQQARILRDILLQKSAEALAKPGSETWREVVDASLLMAGVIGGLGGANCRTVAAHAVHNGLTQLPQAHHALHGEKVAYGILVQLRLEELTSGNRLAATARRQLLSFYDQIGLPKTLADLGLGQISLEELRQTADFTCLPESDIHRLPFTVTPETLMAAMVSTLVEQDNSRQLSPQL; via the coding sequence ATGGTCCCATTAACGTCGTCCTCCCCTCAACCGTTGTCTTCCCTGGCGATCGCCCCCACGGTGGTGATCCGTAGTGCTTTGGCCGAAGCGGGGGCAGCTTTACAAAAATTGGGCAGTAAATGTTTGGTGGTGACGGGCAACCACAGTGGAAAGTTGGTGGAAAAGCCGTTGCGGATGCTGGAAAAAAACCATGGCTTAAATTTTCCTGTGGCAAGCTATCTGCCCGATTGTGCGGAATCTTCCCTAGAGCAATTACGGAGCCGAGTCAGTCAGGAACAGCCGGATTTTATTTTGGGCATTGGGGGAGGCAAAGCCTTAGATACGGCCAAATTGTTAGCCCAGCAAACAGAATTGGCGATCGCCACTGTGCCCACCTCCGCCGCCACCTGTGCAGGTTGGACTGCCTTGGCCAATGTTTACAACGAAGCGGGGGCTTTTCGCTATGACGTGGCCCTAGACCGATGCCCAGATTTGTTGATTGTGGATTATGAACTAATCCAACGGGCTGAACCGAGATTACTAATTGCTGGCATTGGAGATGCGATCGCCAAATGGTATGAAGCCTCCGTCAGCAGTGGTCAATCCAGCGACACTTTCACCGTGGCCGCTGTACAACAGGCCCGGATTCTAAGAGATATTTTGCTGCAGAAATCCGCTGAAGCCCTAGCCAAACCAGGTAGCGAAACCTGGCGGGAAGTGGTAGATGCCAGCTTACTGATGGCTGGAGTTATCGGTGGTCTAGGGGGCGCTAACTGCCGGACCGTCGCAGCCCATGCTGTCCACAACGGTTTGACCCAATTGCCCCAGGCCCACCATGCCCTCCACGGGGAAAAAGTTGCCTACGGAATTTTGGTGCAGTTACGGTTGGAAGAATTGACCAGTGGTAATCGACTGGCCGCCACCGCCCGCCGCCAATTACTGAGCTTTTACGACCAGATCGGTTTACCCAAAACCTTGGCAGATTTAGGTCTAGGGCAAATTTCCCTTGAGGAATTGCGCCAAACGGCGGACTTTACCTGCTTGCCTGAATCAGACATTCACCGTTTACCGTTTACCGTTACCCCAGAAACGTTAATGGCAGCCATGGTTTCCACGCTGGTGGAGCAGGATAATAGTCGGCAACTCTCCCCCCAGTTGTAG